In a single window of the Acyrthosiphon pisum isolate AL4f chromosome X, pea_aphid_22Mar2018_4r6ur, whole genome shotgun sequence genome:
- the LOC103308587 gene encoding uncharacterized protein LOC103308587, protein MSDINEFKCIELYKVILSSKNLIEHKKVAHSIAPTIEIIVQCAMCLFTATYTNMNIHYEKDHNIIQSVDNFEFESIDGFNNWKHEIELSTQTLYVKNFGSSEKGNQIYSYYKCHRSGFYNSISKGQRHLKTQGSNKINGYCPASINVIESKVTKRCNVKFNGNHIGHENEIGHLPLNTCTRDDIAAKISQNIPFDRILDEIRDNITNNHLERTHLPTKKDLYNIEASYNLNNEAVHHSNYATSVGAWVEKLKSDDKLSLVYYKSQGQIDTNYLELKEDDFLLLIMKEYQKSMLNKFGNDVICIDETHGMNSYHFNLTTIKVLDDLREGFPCSFLISNRVDETVLRIFFAEIRDKTGIIQPNVFMSDMAESFYNAWIVEMKPGSIVEIYKVLRTLLQEQDAEAFRRMFDNAINRMAKDDETMHFSNYFISYYAPSVQSWAYCHRLNAGINTNMHIERMHRTLKHIYLQGKKVKRLDKSLHALMRYTRGKSIDRLIVLHKGKISSKVKELRKRHKTSILMSLEMVLKNVDGKSWNVLSGKTNEMYENLTPSHHQTSPNKLKITPHRRYHSTKAKRNVEKSTLSIEVPNQVEQNCIAASLL, encoded by the exons ATGTCAGACATAAATGAATTCAAATGCATAGAAT TGTACAAAGTCATATTGTCATCAAAAAATCTAATTGAACACAAAAAAGTTGCTCATTCAATTGCTCCGACAATTGAAATTATAGTCCAATGTGCCATGTGTTTATTTACTGCCACATACACAAATATGAATATACATTACGAaaaagatcataatattatacaaagtgtagataattttgaatttgaaagcATTGATGGTTTTAACAATTGGAAACATGAAATTGAACTATCCACACAGACATTGTATGTCAAAAACTTTGGTTCCTCTGAAAAAGGAAATCAAATTTACAGTTATTACAAATGCCACAGAAGTGGTTTCTATAATTCAATAAGCAAAGGTCAACGTCATTTAAAAACACAGGGTTCTAACAAAATAAATGGGTACTGTCCAGCTAGCATTAATGTTATAGAGTCAAAGGTTACTAAAAGatgtaatgttaaatttaatggcAACCATATAGGTCATGAGAATGAAATAGGACACTTGCCTTTAAATACATGTACCAGAGATGATATAGCAGCtaaaatatcacaaaacatTCCCTTTGATAGAATTTTGGACGAAATTCGTGATAATATTACCAACAATCATTTAGAAAGAACTCATTTGCCAACTAAgaaagatttatataatattgaagctTCATATAATCTCAATAATGAGGCAGTACATCATTCAAATTATGCTACAAGTGTTGGAGCATgggttgaaaaattaaaatctgatgACAAATTAAGCCTTGTTTATTACAAGTCACAAGGTCAAATTGACACAaattatttagaactaaaaGAAGATGATTTTTTATTGCTCATAATGAAAGAATATCAAAAATCCATGTTAAACAAATTTGGAAATGATGTTATTTGTATCGATGAAACGCATGGGATGAATTCGTATCATTTTAATTTGACAACAATCAAGGTTCTTGATGATTTAAGAGAAGGATTTCCATGCTCTTTTTTGATTAGTAATCGAGTTGATGAAACGGTCTTGAGAATATTTTTTGCTGAGATAAGGGACAAAACCGGTATTATTCAGCCCAATGTCTTCATGTCAGATATGGCTGAAAGTTTTTATAACGCTTGGATTGTTGAAATGAAACCAGGCTCTATT gtggaaatatataaagtattgcGAACATTACTTCAAGAACAAGATGCTGAAGCCTTTCGTAGAATGTTTGACAATGCTATAAATCGAATGGCAAAAGATGACGAAACTATGCAtttctcaaattattttattagttattatgctCCATCTGTGCAGTCATGGGCTTATTGCCACAGACTAAATGCTGGAATAAACACAAATATGCATATTGAAAGAATGCATCGGACACTAAAACACATATACTTACAAGGCAAAAAGGTGAAGCGACTTGATAAATCTCTGCATGCCTTAATGAGATATACTAGAGGTAAGTCAATAGATAGGCTTATTGTGTTACATAAAGGTAAAATAAGTTCAAAAGTAAAAGAGTTGCGCAAAAGGCATAAGACAAGCATTTTAATGTCTCTGGAAATggtacttaaaaatgttgacgGCAAGAGTTGGAATGTTTTATCAGGAAAAACCAATGAAATGTATGAG AATTTGACACCGTCTCATCATCAGACATcaccaaacaaattaaaaataactcctCATCGTCGTTACCATTCCACTAAAGCTAAAAGAAATGTAGAAAAATCAACATTAAGTATTGAAGTACCGAACCAAGTAGAGCAAAATTGTATAGCTGCATCTCTATTATAA